Proteins from one Bos taurus isolate L1 Dominette 01449 registration number 42190680 breed Hereford chromosome 7, ARS-UCD2.0, whole genome shotgun sequence genomic window:
- the TRIM7 gene encoding E3 ubiquitin-protein ligase TRIM7 isoform X1: protein MAAEQEKVGAEFQALRAFLVEQEGRLLGRLEELSREVTQKQNENLAQLGDEIAQLSKLSSQIQETTCKPDLDFLQEFKNTLSRCSNVPAPKPTTVSSEMKNKVWNASLKTFVLKGLLKKFKEDLRGELDKEEKVELTLDPDTANPRLILSLDLKSVRLGQQAQDLPSHPRRFDTNTRVLASCGFSSGRHHWEVEVGSKDGWAFGVARESVRRKGLTPFTPEEGVWALQLNNGQYWAVTSPERTPLSCGHLSRVRVALDLEVGAVSFYAAEDMRHIYTFRVNFQERVFPLFSVCSTGTYLRIWP, encoded by the exons ATGGCAGCTGAGCAGGAGAAGGTAGGGGCGGAGTTCCAGGCTTTGCGGGCCTTCCTGGTGGagcaggagggtcgactcctagGCCGCCTGGAGGAGCTGTCCCGGGAGGTGACACAGAAGCAGAATGAGAACTTGGCCCAGCTTGGGGATGAGATTGCCCAGCTCTCCAAGCTCAGCAGTCAGATCCAGGAGACAACTTGCAAGCCTGATCTTGACTTTCTCCAG GAATTCAAAAACACACTAAGCAG GTGCAGCAATGTGCCTGCCCCCAAGCCAACCACAGTCTCTTCTGAGATGAAGAATAAAGTCTGGAATGCTTCCCTCAAGACCTTTGTCTTAAAGGGGCTGCTCAAGAAGTTCAAAG AGGATCTTCGGGGAGAGCTGGACAAAGAGGAAAAAG TGGAGCTGACCTTGGACCCCGACACGGCCAACCCCCGCCTCATCCTCTCTCTGGATCTTAAGAGCGTGCGCCTTGGACAACAAGCCCAGGACCTGCCCAGCCACCCGCGCCGCTTCGACACCAACACACGAGTTCTGGCTTCCTGCGGTTTCTCCTCTGGGAGGCACCACTGGGAAGTGGAAGTGGGCTCCAAGGACGGCTGGGCCTTCGGCGTGGCCCGTGAGAGCGTGCGCCGCAAGGGTCTCACGCCCTTCACCCCGGAGGAGGGCGTCTGGGCGCTGCAGCTCAACAACGGACAGTACTGGGCGGTGACCAGCCCTGAACGGACGCCCCTCAGCTGTGGGCACCTGTCCCGCGTGCGGGTCGCCCTGGACCTGGAGGTGGGGGCTGTGTCCTTCTACGCTGCAGAGGACATGCGCCACATCTATACCTTCCGCGTCAACTTCCAAGAGCGCGTGTTCCCTCTTTTCTCTGTCTGCTCTACCGGCACCTACTTGCGAATCTGGCCTTGA
- the OR2V2D gene encoding olfactory receptor family 2 subfamily V member 2D: protein MEIWLNQSSSDDFVLLGIFSHSPTDLVLFSAVMMVFIVALCGNVLLIRLIYMDSRLHTPMYFFLSQLSLMDLMLVCTNVPKMAVNFLSGRKSISFVGCGIQMGLFVSLVGSEGLLLGLMAYDRYVAISHPLHYPILMSQRACLKIVGSSWAFGIIDGLIQMVVVMTFPFCGLREVDHFFCEMLSLMKLACADTSIFENFAFACCIIMLFLPFSIIVASYARILRTVLHMCSTQAGKKALATCSSHLTAVFLFYGAAMFIYLRPRSYRAPSHDKVVSIFYTVLTPMLNPLIYSLRNQEVMGALKKGLDHCRIGNQT, encoded by the coding sequence ATGGAGATATGGTTGAATCAATCATCTTCAGATGACTTTGTCCTCTTAGGCATCTTTTCCCACAGTCCCACTGACCTTGTTCTTTTCTCAGCAGTCATGATGGTCTTCATAGTGGCCCTCTGTGGGAATGTCCTCCTCATCCGCCTCATCTACATGGATTCTCGACTTCATacacccatgtacttcttccttagTCAGCTCTCCCTCATGGACCTGATGTTAGTCTGCACCAATGTGCCCAAGATGGCGGTCAACTTCCTGTCTGGCAGGAAGTCCATCTCCTTTGTAGGTTGTGGCATACAAATGGGTCTTTTTGTCTCTCTCGTGGGATCTGAAGGGCTCTTGCTGGGACTTATGGcttatgaccgctatgtggccattaGCCATCCACTTCACTATCCTATCCTTATGAGTCAGAGGGCCTGTCTCAAGATTGTTGGGAGCTCCTGGGCCTTTGGGATAATAGATGGTTTGATCCAGATGGTGGTAGTAATGACATTTCCTTTCTGTGGCTTGAGGGAGGTGGACCACTTCTTTTGTGAGATGTTATCCTTAATGAAGCTGGCCTGTGCAGACACATCTATTTTTGAGAACTTTGCTTTTGCTTGCTGCATCATCATGCTGTTTCTTCCCTTCTCCATTATCGTGGCCTCCTATGCTCGCATCCTGAGAACTGTGCTCCACATGTGCTCTACTCAAGCTGGTAAAAAGGCTCTGGCCACATGTTCCTCCCACCTGACAGCTGTGTTCCTCTTCTATGGGGCAGCCATGTTCATCTACCTGAGACCTAGGAGCTACCGGGCCCCAAGCCATGACAAGGTGGTATCTATCTTCTACACAGTCCTTACTCCTATGCTCAACCCCCTCATTTATAGCTTGAGAAACCAGGAGGTGATGGGAGCCCTGAAGAAGGGGCTGGACCATTGCAGAATTGGCAACCAAACCTGA